A genomic stretch from Setaria viridis chromosome 1, Setaria_viridis_v4.0, whole genome shotgun sequence includes:
- the LOC117857738 gene encoding probable small nuclear ribonucleoprotein F isoform X1: protein MATVPVNPKPFLNNLTGKPVIVKLKWGMEYKGYLVSVDSYMNLQLANTEEYIDGQFSGNLGEILIRCNNVMYLRGVPEDAEIEDAE from the exons ATGGCG ACTGTGCCAGTTAACCCAAAACCTTTCTTGAACAACCTGACAGGGAAGCCTGTAATTGTCAAACTCAAGTGGGGTATGGAGTACAAAG GATATCTTGTTTCTGTGGATTCTTATATGAACCTTCAG CTTGCTAACACAGAGGAGTACATTGATGGGCAATTCTCTGGAAACCTGGGAGAGATTTTGATCAG GTGCAACAATGTTATGTACCTCCGAGGTGTTCCAGAGGATGCGGAGATAGAGGATGCGGAGTGA
- the LOC117857738 gene encoding probable small nuclear ribonucleoprotein F isoform X2, whose product MEYKGYLVSVDSYMNLQLANTEEYIDGQFSGNLGEILIRCNNVMYLRGVPEDAEIEDAE is encoded by the exons ATGGAGTACAAAG GATATCTTGTTTCTGTGGATTCTTATATGAACCTTCAG CTTGCTAACACAGAGGAGTACATTGATGGGCAATTCTCTGGAAACCTGGGAGAGATTTTGATCAG GTGCAACAATGTTATGTACCTCCGAGGTGTTCCAGAGGATGCGGAGATAGAGGATGCGGAGTGA
- the LOC117857729 gene encoding uncharacterized protein, producing the protein MALRALYNEIRGMKVREVPAYLKPRLTWENVKKSADQAVDRYIEKYIETSKPDPLFHVCFGGMAFSYLVALPWERAHLAHLEEMERTGGKHH; encoded by the coding sequence ATGGCGCTGCGAGCCCTGTACAACGAGATCCGGGGCATGAAGGTCCGGGAGGTGCCGGCGTACCTGAAGCCGCGGCTCACCTGGGAGAACGTCAAGAAGAGCGCCGACCAGGCCGTCGACCGCTACATCGAGAAGTACATCGAGACGAGCAAGCCGGACCCGCTCTTCCACGTCTGCTTCGGCGGGATGGCCTTCTCCTACCTCGTCGCGCTGCCCTGGGAGCGGGCCCACCTCGCCCACCTCGAGGAGATGGAGAGGaccggcgggaagcaccactaG